A single genomic interval of Aedes albopictus strain Foshan unplaced genomic scaffold, AalbF5 HiC_scaffold_756, whole genome shotgun sequence harbors:
- the LOC115269929 gene encoding basic salivary proline-rich protein 2-like, translating to MDGSTSALWGGTADTTNPPAVGAPPTGSRQGTGMDGPTSAPDGHRDQQKQRPPYTAMTLLRPSRSAPVAKNRGPPVGTSDLSGSRDPSGKPHPFSTNRQQTTPPTSRSQRILNGPPWGGAIQRTKKLFEANPGRERPEASCKAPGTSYPTTPNPANQSETDFVSTLAGMARGEPLAPRTPQDRTDNLTGIQPPSPGEHRHHKPKENGQQQTKNE from the exons ATGGACGGGTCGACCTCGGCGTTGTGGGGAGGAACCGCTGATACAACGAATCCTCCGGCAGTCGGGGCGCCTCCAACCGGAAGCCGGCAGGGGACCGGCATGGACGGACCGACCTCGGCGCCGGACGGACACCGAGACCAGCAGAAACAACGACCACCCTACACCGCAATGACCCTCCtg CGACCCTCAAGGTCGGCACCAGTAGCGAAGAACCGTGGACCACcggtgggcacctcggacctctcgggATCCCGGGATCCGAGTGGTAAGCCCCACCCCTTCTCAACAAACCGCCAACAAACAACTCCGCCTACCTCGCGGTCCCAACGGATCCTCAATGGCCCCCCATGGGGAGGAGCCATCCAACGCACCAAGAAGCTCTTCGAGGCCAACCCCGGCCGTGAACGGCCCGAGGCGAGCTGTAAGGCGCCTGGAACCTCGTACCCAACCACACCCAACCCGGCTAACCAGTCGGAAACGGACTTCGTGTCAACCCTGGCCGGAATGGCCCGTGGCGAGCCGCTGGCTCCCAGGACCCCACAGGATAGGACGGACAACCTGACCGGCATACAACCCCCTTCCCCCGGTGAGCACCGGCACCATAAACCGAAGGAAAACGGACAGCAGCAAACAAaaaatgaaat